Proteins from a genomic interval of Drosophila gunungcola strain Sukarami chromosome X unlocalized genomic scaffold, Dgunungcola_SK_2 000023F, whole genome shotgun sequence:
- the LOC128260397 gene encoding mucin-21, whose translation MINAILVLCLLGSWPSAMVAQKLDKEVVVAKDPATRLAGIYVKDGNENGQLRFLASGLTSGSTSSASNTGLNSALNQYITNKQDMLEQLRPTTATGTGTSLTSGTGTVTGSTTGTAGSGLVTTTANGAIYVNLGNSGTSSSSSSSSSSSATNAAINQVIYGSSPIASLLPQIVGQGVASRVRPGQNNNNNINRRRVPARRRRVNKRRGSINNNNQRRRRRGNNRGKNKAQVMVVRPNRG comes from the coding sequence ATGATCAACGCGATTCTAGTGCTCTGTCTGCTGGGCAGTTGGCCCTCGGCGATGGTTGCCCAAAAATTGGACAaggaggtggtggtggccaAGGATCCGGCCACCCGTTTGGCCGGCATTTACGTCAAGGATGGCAACGAGAATGGCCAGCTGCGGTTCCTGGCCTCCGGCCTGACCAGtggcagcaccagcagcgcCTCCAACACCGGTCTCAATTCGGCCCTCAACCAGTACATAACCAATAAGCAGGATATGCTGGAGCAACTGCGTCCTACGACGGCCACTGGAACGGGGACATCGTTGACAAGTGGAACTGGAACGGTCACGGGCTCAACCACGGGCACAGCTGGATCGGGTCTGGTTACAACCACCGCCAATGGAGCCATCTATGTGAATCTGGGCAACTCGGGCACCTCATCGTCGtcatcctcgtcctcatcTTCATCCGCCACCAACGCGGCCATCAACCAAGTGATCTATGGCTCATCACCGATCGCCAGTCTTTTGCCGCAGATCGTTGGCCAGGGGGTTGCCAGTCGAGTGCGTCCCGGTCagaataataacaataatatcaACAGGAGGCGTGTCCCCGCCCGTAGGCGTCGGGTCAACAAGAGGCGTGGcagcatcaacaacaacaatcagcGACGTCGGCGGCGTGGCAACAATCGGGGCAAGAATAAGGCCCAAGTGATGGTTGTTCGCCCAAATCGCGGTTGA